In the Colletotrichum lupini chromosome 4, complete sequence genome, CACATCGTCGCCGTTGCGGTCTGCGCCGCTTGTGGGCGTCAATGTCTATTCGTGCTTCTCGAGTAGTCCTCACGAGGGGGGAGATTGGTCCCCTGCACCCCTCGCCATGATGGCTTACACCCACAACTCAATTTGCCTCTAGGCAATTTTTCTTTACCCGTCCCTCAATGTAGTTAGTCACTACATCGTTGCGCCGCTTCGTGGAGAGCGGCAATGGTTCACTTATGAATGGGAGTCTTCTCCTGACGTTCCATGTAATGTCTCTTTTCTCTCTTCCCTGCTTTCCTCACTCCATCTCTGTTCCTGTTGAGATCTAGAGACGACGGTGCGTCTTCACCATCTTGCAAACATTCGTGTTTGCGTCCTTTCTTTGATCTTAGATCACATCTACACTCTTTCTACGGCCTCGGCCACCTTACAATCGTTGCGAACAACGTACAAAACACTTAATtgtctaatactactacgtcAAACATGCTCTTCAGCAAGTCATTcgttgccgccgccgcggtcATCAGCCCGGCCCTGGCCCATTCTTCTTCACAGACAACCACAAGTGCCTCGCCACTTCTCGGACTCAACCTGTACTGGGGACAGTATGGCCAGACTACCGACCGCCTTTCAAGCTATTGTGATGCTCCGGGCGTCACTTCCGTCTCTCTATCCTTCGTCACATACTCTCCCAAGAACAGCGCTGGATACCCCGGCACCAATTTCGCCGGCCACTGCGGCGGCGAGGTTTACTACAAGAACCCCAAGACTGGCGAAGACACCAAGTTGATTATGAACTGTGACTACATCAAGAAGGATATCCAGTACTGCCAGGCCAAGGGCATCAAGGTTCTCCTGGCTATTGGTGGTTACTGCCCAACCGGAGGCCCCTGCAGCTACGACATTGACAGTGAGCAGGATGGCCATGAATTTGGTGATTTGTTGCACAAGACTTTTGGTCCTTACGATCAGGCATGGAACGGCCCTCGTCCCTTTGATATCAGCGAGACTGAGCACATTGCTGTTGACGGTTTCGACTTTGACCTGGAGTTCAAGTATCGTATGTTGATAAGGTTGCCCCTTTTTATGATGAATTATGATACTAACTTCAACAATAGCCGACCAAAAGCCCTGGATCAAGATGGTTGAGAAGCTTCGCAGCTGCGGTATCTACCACATTTCTGCTGCTCCCCAGTGCCCAACGTCAGACACCTGGTTCCAGCTCAAGGAGCTCATCTACAACGCCCAATTCGACTCCCTCTTCATCCAGTTCTACAACAACCCCGGCTGCCAAATCACCGATACTCCCAACTACGACGACTGGGAGACGGTCATTTCTCAGACCTCCAAGAGCAAGGACGCGAAGCTCTACATTGGTGTCCTCGCCAGCGTCGAGTCTGGATGGAACGGTTATGCTCCTCCTTCCACGATCAAGGACTTGATCTGCAAGTACCAGAGCAAGCCGCACTTTGGAGGTGTTTCTATCTGGGATGCCACCCGTGGCGCCATCAACCAGATCAACGGCCAGTCGTTCCACGAGGCCATTGCCGATGCTCTCAAGTACGGTTGCAACCCCATCCCTGCCAAGACCTCCACCATCAGCATCTCGACTTCGACATCGTCCGTGATCTCTTCCACCAGCACCTCGTCTGCCATTGTTTCCACCACTTCGGCAAGCTCTAGCTCTAGCTCCAGCTCCGCGACCTCGAGCTCCAGCCAGTCCGCCTCGGCATCCGTTTCTGCTTCAGCCTCTGCCTCTGCTTCTATCCCGACTTCCGTCTCTGTCTCTGCTTCGGCCTCTGCTTCCGTGTCGGCCACTGGCTCAGCATCAGTGTCTGGCTCAGCATCTGGATCAGTATCGGCATCTGGCTCGGGATCTGCTTCTGTGTCCGCCTCAGCGTCTGCTTCTGTGTCCGCATCAtcctcggcctcggcctcAGCTTCACTCACCTTCTTTGGCAACTCTTCGGCGTCTGCCACCGGATCTGCTTCTTCGCGAATCATCACATCGTTGAGCTCCAACGCCACTGCCACTGCCAGCGCTTCTGCGACCAAGTCTGCGACTGTTTCGGACACTTGCGATGAGGACGACGAGGACTTCCCAACCACCACGGCGGGTAACTCCCAGACCGCCACTGCTACTGCCACCGGCTCAGCAGACGCAACAAAGACTGCCTCTGGCGGCGTCACCAACAAGGCCACTGGCTCTGCTACTGGTTCTGCTACGAGACCAGCCCAGAACTCCTTGACGGTGTCCATCTCAGACAAGCCCACCGGCACCAAATCAGCTACCGAGTCGGCCAAGAACACACTCAGTGTCCCCGAACAGCTGACCACAAGCACGATTTTCACCACCAAGATCACCACCGTCACCTCTTGCAAGCCCGATGTACCCTGCACCAAGGGTCAGGTTGTCACCGAGACTGTTCCTTGGTACACCACTGTCTGCCCTATCACGGCAACGTCGTCCGTCGTCGCCGTGCCTACAATTAGCCCTCCTCCCCAATGGGTTACCAGCACAGTCTTCACCACAAAGACGTACACCATCACTTCTTGCGCTCCTGATGTACCAAACTGCCCTGTTGGCCAAGTCACGACCAAGGTCGTCCCTGCATACACCACCGTCTGCCCGTACACCGAGACGACACCCGGCAGCACTAAGCCTTCAGGCGACGTCCCCAACCCTCCCAAGCCCACCGGGGATGTTCCCAAGCCTACCGGTGGCCAAGGAGGGAACAAGCCCTCTGGCGACATTCCTCAGCCTCCCAAGCCCACTGGTGATGCTCCCAAACCTACTGGCAGCCAAGGAGGGAACAAGCCTTCTGGCGATGTGCCCCAACCCCCTAAGCCTACTGGCGATGCTCCCAAGCCCACTGGCAGCCAAGGTGGCAGCAAGCCTTCTGGGAGCCTTTCTCCGCCCAAGCCTACCGTAACACCCGTTGTTCCCGGCAAAGAGGATGACTCGACGACTTTCATCTACAAGACCCTGACTGTCCCCGTTACGATTGGCAAATACAACTCCACACTCGCGGGTACCGGCTCCAACTACAAGCCCACCTCCACGGGCGGGTTTCCCAGCTACACAACGGCTGCTCCCGTTCCCAGCAAGCCTGTCCAGGCTGGAGCTGCCAAGATCGGAGCTTTCGGAGTCGGTGGCTTCGCCGCCCTTGCCGTTGCTCTTCTGCTCTAATGTGTGTGAGGGATTGATGATTGGTTACTACGGATATGGCATTTATTTCTTTAATTCTGTTCACGAGATGTATAAACATGACTAATATTTCCTTTGTATACCTATGGTGCTGCAATCGAGGCATGCAAAAGCAAGCCTTGGCGTATAGAACCTCGTGATAAAACGTTTGGCGCATTGCGTGCTAGAGCATACCGTTGAGAAAACATTCTGCATATAAATGCAAACAATACAATCAGCCCGTTGCTGGGATTTGTTATTTGTTCCTTGAACAACCTGATGTTTGACTTTTGGTTGTAGCCTATGCGCTTTAGGCCCCAAGGTTTCTTTCTTAGTCGTTCGGCCGAATCGGCAGTGAACATAGGTAAACTAACCTATGGCCCCCCCGGTTACTTAACCtaactataagaaaaaggacgTAACCTAACTAATTTTCtaattagctagtttaattactataggactagctaaatagatttttaattaattaaaaaatccttaactaagtatagactatttttattaattataacttatattattaattatatactttttattttattatataagtagcccctattatacccttattaatttcgtattttattcgttatttatttatattaagccttttataaaaagggttattaatttatttttcgcctcctaattaatttataactggttctaaattaattctacttattataatcttttataagtatttaataagttatatttttagaagtattttagaattatttttaaattagtttaaaactaattttaaataagaaacgTACTAGGACTATTATTTAGGTATTCCTAGCCCTAGGGgtaatcttatttattataaaaacctacccctttttaaatataataaaatatataattaagaactagTTTAGGACTagtttaaaactaatttaaaatcatttagaataataaaattaagcttatatttagtaaaatatattataaattcttagttaataataaaaaggttattta is a window encoding:
- a CDS encoding endochitinase; its protein translation is MLFSKSFVAAAAVISPALAHSSSQTTTSASPLLGLNLYWGQYGQTTDRLSSYCDAPGVTSVSLSFVTYSPKNSAGYPGTNFAGHCGGEVYYKNPKTGEDTKLIMNCDYIKKDIQYCQAKGIKVLLAIGGYCPTGGPCSYDIDSEQDGHEFGDLLHKTFGPYDQAWNGPRPFDISETEHIAVDGFDFDLEFKYPDQKPWIKMVEKLRSCGIYHISAAPQCPTSDTWFQLKELIYNAQFDSLFIQFYNNPGCQITDTPNYDDWETVISQTSKSKDAKLYIGVLASVESGWNGYAPPSTIKDLICKYQSKPHFGGVSIWDATRGAINQINGQSFHEAIADALKYGCNPIPAKTSTISISTSTSSVISSTSTSSAIVSTTSASSSSSSSSATSSSSQSASASVSASASASASIPTSVSVSASASASVSATGSASVSGSASGSVSASGSGSASVSASASASVSASSSASASASLTFFGNSSASATGSASSRIITSLSSNATATASASATKSATVSDTCDEDDEDFPTTTAGNSQTATATATGSADATKTASGGVTNKATGSATGSATRPAQNSLTVSISDKPTGTKSATESAKNTLSVPEQLTTSTIFTTKITTVTSCKPDVPCTKGQVVTETVPWYTTVCPITATSSVVAVPTISPPPQWVTSTVFTTKTYTITSCAPDVPNCPVGQVTTKVVPAYTTVCPYTETTPGSTKPSGDVPNPPKPTGDVPKPTGGQGGNKPSGDIPQPPKPTGDAPKPTGSQGGNKPSGDVPQPPKPTGDAPKPTGSQGGSKPSGSLSPPKPTVTPVVPGKEDDSTTFIYKTLTVPVTIGKYNSTLAGTGSNYKPTSTGGFPSYTTAAPVPSKPVQAGAAKIGAFGVGGFAALAVALLL